One window of Entelurus aequoreus isolate RoL-2023_Sb linkage group LG06, RoL_Eaeq_v1.1, whole genome shotgun sequence genomic DNA carries:
- the tmem119a gene encoding transmembrane protein 119 has translation MTSRLVLHVTLLSLWCTVAQCAPMFYNMSMDGSGDEGLEFLFPKSFSTRAPVEVSAAPTKAPSLTNTITTTMIRLKDFVLTRVVDFLQQNLLIIVVVTSLLIVLVFIICCASAMSQKRKLEAYKPASPPPRKNAADKSAGRKGSNEAQERPYAVDHVKRVQIQSRASPKNERMPSKALVGEKGREGKSSPRQEVRKVREVEEVEKRREEPKHKEQTRYREEVPHTSSQPACTCHLKKAHH, from the coding sequence ATGACATCCCGCTTGGTTCTGCACGTGACCCTGCTGTCGCTGTGGTGCACCGTGGCCCAGTGTGCTCCCATGTTCTACAACATGTCCATGGACGGGAGCGGCGACGAGGGGCTGGAGTTCCTTTTCCCCAAGTCCTTCTCCACCCGCGCTCCTGTGGAGGTCAGCGCCGCCCCCACCAAGGCGCCCTCCCTCACCaacaccatcaccaccaccatgATCCGCCTGAAGGACTTCGTCCTGACCCGAGTTGTGGACTTCCTGCAGCAGAATCTCCTCATCATCGTCGTGGTCACCTCCCTCCTCATCGTCTTGGTCTTCATCATCTGCTGCGCCTCCGCCATGAGTCAGAAGCGCAAGCTGGAGGCCTACAAGCCCGCCTCTCCCCCTCCTCGGAAGAACGCGGCGGATAAAAGCGCCGGACGTAAGGGTTCCAATGAGGCCCAGGAGAGGCCGTACGCCGTGGACCACGTCAAACGGGTCCAGATACAAAGCAGGGCGTCGCCGAAGAACGAGCGCATGCCCTCCAAGGCTCTGGTGGGAGAGAAGGGAAGAGAGGGGAAGTCATCGCCCCGCCAGGAGGTGAGGAAGGTCAGGGAGGTGGAGGAGGTGGAGAAGCGGCGGGAGGAGCCCAAGCACAAAGAGCAGACGAGGTACAGGGAGGAGGTGCCGCACACCTCCAGTCAGCCTGCGTGCACCTGCCACCTGAAGAAAGCCCACCACTAG
- the iscua gene encoding iron-sulfur cluster assembly enzyme ISCU, mitochondrial, whose amino-acid sequence MAMALRKSSSLLLLNRRLLLNSLCSYHKKVVDHYENPRNVGSLDKNAKNVGTGLVGAPACGDVMKLQIEVDEKGKIVDAKFKTFGCGSAIASSSLATEWVKGKSVDEALRIKNTDIAKELSLPPVKLHCSMLAEDAIRAALSDYRIKQDKEKSADVSS is encoded by the exons ATGGCGATGGCTCTTCGAAAGTCCTCGTCGTTGTTGTTGCTCAATAGAAGGTTGTTGCTGAATTCCTTATGTTCATACCACAAAAAG GTTGTGGACCACTACGAAAACCCAAGAAATGTGGGCTCTTTAGATAAAAACGCCAAAAATGTGGGGACTGGTTTGGTGGGTGCACCAGCCTGCGGAGACGTCATGAAACTTCAG ATTGAGGTGGATGAGAAAGGTAAGATTGTGGATGCCAAGTTCAAGACGTTTGGCTGCGGATCAGCCATTGCTTCCAGCTCTTTAGCAACCGAGTGGGTTAAAGGGAAGTCG GTCGATGAAGCTTTGAGGATCAAGAACACAGACATTGCCAAAGAACTCTCACTTCCGCCTGTGAAACTTCACTGTTCCA TGCTGGCAGAAGACGCCATCAGAGCGGCTCTGTCGGACTACAGAATCAAACAAGACAAGGAGAAGAGTGCCGACGTCAGCAGTTAA